In Vespa crabro chromosome 7, iyVesCrab1.2, whole genome shotgun sequence, a single window of DNA contains:
- the LOC124425487 gene encoding diphthine methyltransferase codes for MIIYKQCNCSSLFKVVYLLVLDMFQTLSTFDTQLYADSVEWCPIEPFKDLFVCGTYQLIVSTESISKKKSKSSRRLGRIYLFQVIKDGSMKLLQQLETEGVLDMKWAHVTCNQKILLGVVNSLGYLQIYQLQNEDDEILKLMTELKVNDQKEEILALSLDWSTGKYSCENNSIANIIVSDSTGGITLFELHNDQMKILTSWLSHEYEAWISAFDYWNVNVIYTGGDDCKFQRFDIRTGKKFTMSNMIHTAGVTSIHSNADKEHLLASGSYDEKLRLWDTRNFKRPISETNLHGGIWRLKWDPFARRSLLAACMYGGFKVIDCQNIETPSIIDEYNNHESLSYGCDWSFLSRQCIMERAIFQTNEQNLGLACICTFYDHDLKLSVVRLTEE; via the exons atgattatatataaacagtgCAACTGCAGTTCGTTATTTAAG GTTGTGTACCTGCTTGTTTTAGATATGTTTCAAACTTTGAGTACATTCGATACACAACTTTACGCGGACTCTGTGGAATGGTGTCCCATAGAACCATTCAAAGACTTATTTGTATGTGGGACGTATCAACTGATAGTATCAACAGAAagtatttcgaagaaaaaatcaaaatcaagTAGACGTTTAGGCAGAATATATTTGTTTCAAGTCATTAAAGATGGTAGTATGAAGTTGTTGCAACAATTAGAAACAGAAGGGGTATTGGATATGAAATGGGCTCACGTTACGtgtaatcaaaaaatattgttaggCGTTGTTAATTCATTAGGCTATTTGCAAATTTACCAATTACAAAATGAAGACgacgaaatattaaaattaatgacaGAATTGAAAGTAAACGATCAGAAGGAAGAAATTCTAGCATTATCCCTCGACTGGTCTACAGGAAAATATTCTTGCGAAAATAATTCCATAGCTAATATAATAGTTAGCGATTCTACTGGTGGCATAACTTTATTCGAGTTACATAACGACCAAATGAAAATTCTAACGTCATGGTTGTCTCATGAATATGAAGCATGGATATCTGCTTTCGATTATTGGAATGTAAACGTAATATACACTG GTGGAGACGATTGTAAATTTCAACGATTTGATATAAGAACAGGAAAGAAGTTTACCATGAGCAATATGATCCACACTGCTGGTGTTACTAGTATTCACAGTAATGCTGATAAAGAACATCTATTAGCATCAGGAag tTATGACGAAAAATTACGTTTATGGGATACGAGAAATTTCAAGAGACCAATCTCAGAAACGAATTTACACGGTGGTATTTGGCGTTTGAAATGGGATCCTTTCGCGCGTCGATCTCTATTGGCGGCTTGCATGTACGGTGGATTTAAAGTAATCGATTGTCAGAATATTGAGACGCCTTCCATCATTGATGAATATAATAACCACGAAAGTTTATCTTACGGATGCGATTGGTCATTCCTTTCGCGTCAATGTATCATGGAACGAGCTATATTTCAAACGAACGAGCAAAACTTAGGATTAgcgtgtatatgtacattttacGATCATGATTTAAAACTTTCTGTAGTACGTTTGACCGAAGAATAA
- the LOC124425486 gene encoding uncharacterized protein LOC124425486 — protein sequence MPKAKKKSYLRKVREMREYRRQKLMSETAEERALRLYTSAERMKNARAKETEEQAALRRMQEAQRMARHRAKKKRCLDENLAREISKIAELSKMPDAATIAQMSEMNMNKISAELKQMMERGKVPEHIVQMAQLAEFSKMTELNKMSQDMAKRYEMEKMAEYAKTTEYVKMQEIAKMSEIAKMNEMVKLSEMAKYNDITKISEIAKMNEMIKMSQMAKINEAQRMNEIAKLNEMVKMTEMAKYNNDITKLNEIAQINEMAKEIAKMNEKTKMNEMIKMANIQNDIAKMPEYSKIAEMAKLTELAKLNEITITKLNDPPPPKVAEIPRIPEPVITVPNPRNLQNVQTVQVAQASPSSTINFPTVPGQGKYAQLLVIIEELGRDIRLSYAGSRSAAERLKMGIQHARILVRECLLETEHNARQ from the coding sequence ATGCCCAAGGCAAAGAAGAAATCTTACCTTAGAAAGGTAAGGGAAATGCGAGAGTATAGACGACAAAAACTAATGTCAGAAACAGCAGAGGAACGTGCTCTAAGATTATATACATCGGCTGAAAGAATGAAGAACGCTAGAGCAAAGGAAACTGAAGAACAAGCTGCTCTAAGAAGGATGCAAGAAGCTCAGAGAATGGCCAGGCATCGTGCTAAGAAGAAGCGTTGTCTTGATGAAAATCTAGCTAGGGAGATATCTAAAATTGCAGAACTCTCTAAAATGCCAGATGCAGCAACGATCGCTCAAATGTCTGAaatgaatatgaataaaatatctgCAGAATTGAAGCAGATgatggaaagaggaaaagttcCAGAACATATAGTACAGATGGCTCAACTTGCGGAATTTAGTAAAATGACTGAATTAAACAAAATGTCTCAAGATATGGCGAAGAGATACGAAATGGAAAAGATGGCAGAATACGCTAAAACGACGGAATATGTAAAAATGCAAGAAATTGCCAAAATGTCAGAGATAgctaaaatgaatgaaatggtTAAATTGTCAGAAATGGCTAAGTACAATgacataacgaaaataagtgAGATTGccaaaatgaatgaaatgatcAAAATGTCTCAAATGGCAAAGATTAATGAGGCACAAAGAATGAACGAAATagcaaaattaaatgaaatggtAAAAATGACAGAGATggctaaatataataacgatataacgaaACTCAACGAGATCGCTCAAATTAATGAAATGGCTAAAGAGATAgcaaaaatgaatgaaaaaactaaaatgaatgaaatgatcAAAATGGCAAATATACAGAATGATATAGCAAAAATGCCAGAGTACTCGAAAATAGCCGAAATGGCTAAATTAACAGAGTTAGCTAAGcttaatgaaataacaataacaaaattaaacgATCCTCCTCCACCCAAAGTAGCAGAAATTCCAAGAATTCCTGAACCTGTGATTACTGTGCCAAATCCAAGGAATTTGCAAAACGTTCAAACTGTTCAAGTAGCACAGGCTAGCCCATCTAGTACGATAAATTTTCCGACTGTGCCTGGTCAGGGTAAATATGCCCAGCTACTGGTTATTATCGAAGAACTCGGTAGAGACATTCGCCTCTCGTATGCAGGAAGCCGTAGTGCCGCGGAACGTCTGAAAATGGGTATACAGCATGCACGGATTCTCGTACGAGAATGTTTGTTAGAAACAGAACATAACGCGCGACAATGA
- the LOC124425485 gene encoding H(+)/Cl(-) exchange transporter 7, translating to MTNSPTTTHINVRINSTIDETDVSLNNEDVEERLLKPRNNFASYSNEDINVRFRNVIYNGISTCNIMESLSNRQSRRLNSGDIKPGATNFLSINYESLDYDPCENYLLQDEERKKGYKFVVKKNFARWFIFLLIGICTAFIACFVDISIEQLSNIKYGCLKTYVDHCVINNCLWLPYLLWLTSNLIPVLIGALLVSYVEPVAAGSGIPQVKCYLNGIKVPRVVRIKTLAVKIIGVICTVVGGLAGGKEGPMIHSGAVVAAGISQGKSTTFKKDLGIFKYFREDHEKRDFVSGGAASGVSAAFGAPIGGVLFSIEEGTSFFNQSLTWRTFFASMITTFTLNIILSTYHGHPGDLSYPGLLNLGKFDSIPYQVYEIPLFMIVGIIGGIFGALWNHINYKITCFRLKYITQKWLKVIEALIIAIMSATMGFLMIYFLDDCKPIGQDPTKFPIRMYCKEGEYSAVAALWFQTPESSVRSLFHDPKGSHNDITLAIFIILYFILAVFTFGLSMSSGLFIPSLLIGSAWGRLIGSGLSKICPDSTVLDPGKYALLGAAAQLGGIVRMTISLTAILIEATQGISFGLPVIIVLIMAKWVGDFFNEGIYDIHIQMAGVPLLPWEAPPLSNNIYASEIMSHPVVTLKTVENVGHIVELLKCISFNGFPVVDPPNSDQNEIHSYGRFRGLVLRSQLIALLQNRVFNEYAEFWESTLDIKVFRKDYPRYPSIEQVHITEEEKTYTIDLRPIMNPSPYTLQHSATLPRVFRLFRALGLRHLPIVNDTNEVVGMITRKDVARYRIWKHRGRMGLDELLITDTI from the exons atgacaaaCAGTCCAACAACAACCCACATCAACGTTAGAATAAATAGCACCATTGACGAGACCGATGTATCTCTTAATAATGAAGACGTTGAAGAAAGACTTTTAAAACCTCGAAATAATTTCGCTTCTTACTCGAACGAGGATATCAACGTTAGATTTCGG aatgttatttataatgGCATCTCCACGTGCAACATTATGGAAAGTCTTTCTAATCGACAGTCAAGAAGACTTAATAGTGGAGATATAAAACCAGGAGCAACTAATTTTCTCTCCATTAATTATGAG AGTCTTGATTATGATCCCTGTGAAAACTATCTTCTtcaagatgaagaaagaaaaaagggctACAAATTTGTTGTTAAGAAGAATTTTGCAAGATGGTTCATCTTTTTGTTAATAGGAATCTGTACTGCCTTTATAGCATGTTTTGTAGATATTTCAATAGaacaattatcaaatataaaatatggatGTCTAAAAACTT ATGTAGATCACTGTGtgattaataattgtttatggCTACCatatttattatggttaacTTCCAATCTAATACCAGTCTTAATAGGTGCTTTATTAGTATCCTATGTTGAACCTGTTGCAGCTGGTAGTGGCATTCCACAGGTGAAATGTTatttaaatggaataaaagTACCTCGAGTGGTACGAATTAAAACTTTAGCAGTTAAAATAATTGGTGTCATTTGCACTGTAGTAGGTGGATTAGCTGGAGGAAAG gaaggacCAATGATACACTCTGGAGCAGTAGTTGCTGCAGGAATATCTCAAGGAAAAAGTACAACATTTAAAAAGGATTTAGGaatctttaaatatttcagaGAAGATCatgaaaaaagagattttGTATCTGGCGGAGCAGCCAGTGGTGTATCAGCTGCTTTTGGTGCACCTAtag GTGGAGTTTTATTTAGTATTGAAGAAGGTACTAGCTTCTTTAATCAAAGTCTTACATGGAGAACATTTTTTGCTAGCATGATTACTACTTTCACATTGAACATTATTCTTAGCACATACCATGGACATCCTGGTGATCTTTCTTATCCAGGTTTATTAAATTTGGGAAAATTTGATTCAATACCATACCAAGTTTATGAAATTCCTTTATTTATGATAGTTGGAATAATAGGTGGTATTTTTGGTGCTTTGTGGAATCacataaattacaaaattacatgttttcgattaaaatatataacgcAAAAATGGTTGAAAGTAATAGAAGCTcttataattgcaataatgAGTGCAACAATGGGATTTTTgatgatatattttcttgatgATTGTAAACCAATTGGACAAGATCCTACTAAATTTCCTATTCGGATGTATTGTAAGGAAGGAGAGTACAGTGCAGTTGCTGCTTTATGGTTCCAAACACCAGAAAGTAGTGTGCGATCTTTATTTCATGATCCTAAAG gTTCTCACAACGATATAACATtggctatttttattatactttattttatcctAGCAGTTTTTACATTTGGATTATCTATGTCTAGTGGACTTTTTATACCGTCACTTCTAATTGGTTCTGCCTGGGGTAGACTTATAGGATCAGgattatcaaaaatatgtCCAGATAGT ACGGTATTGGATCCTGGAAAATATGCTTTGTTAGGAGCTGCTGCACAATTAGGTGGAATTGTTAGAATGACAATCAGTTTAACTGCAATTTTGATTGAAGCAACTCAAGGGATATCTTTCGGTTTGCCTGTAATAATAGTTCTTATTATGGCAAAATGGGTAGGCGATTTCTTTAATgag ggCATTTATGATATTCATATACAAATGGCAGGAGTACCGTTATTACCCTGGGAGGCACCTCCTttgtcaaataatatatatgctaGCGAAATTATGAGTCATCCTGTGGTAACTTTAAAAACTGTTGAAAATGTAGGACACATTGTGGAACTTTTAAaatgtatttcatttaatgGATTTCCTGTAGTAGATCCTCCAAACAGTGATCAG AACGAAATACATTCTTATGGTCGATTTCGCGGACTAGTGCTACGTTCTCAGTTAATAGCACTTTTACAAAATAGAGTATTTAATGAATATGCAGAATTTTGGGAATCAACATTGGATATCAAAGTATTTCGTAAAGATTATCCACGATATCCATCTATCGAACAAGTTCATAttacagaagaagaaaaaacatatacaATTGATTTAAGGCCTATTATGAATCCTTCTCCATATACATTACAACAT tcTGCTACACTGCCACGTGTTTTTAGACTTTTCAGAGCTTTAGGTCTTCGTCATTTACCTATTGTAAATGACACCAATgag gTAGTTGGAATGATTACACGAAAAGATGTTGCTAGATACAGAATATGGAAACATAGAGGTAGAATGGGATTGGATGAACTTTTAATTACTGACACTATATAA
- the LOC124425414 gene encoding intraflagellar transport protein 46 homolog — protein MTTMDVKESSEEDEEETQDISPFSKFDESIEVRNAEEIKSPVNHPRPPSSRKGRRNFTNDGLDILEVTSPRERREFRRYPDQERFGKSLMIGSDPSDSEETDDDDIQESSISKQMEIYNPKEFEDLNVSTELKELFQNISRYTPQKIELNYKLLPFIPDYIPAVGDIDAFIKIPRPDGVEDKIGLAVLDEPCTEQSDPAVLHLQLRTHCRSAGAPRQAVIKRVEDAEKNVKAIEKWIEDMNQLHRSKHPPAVQLTKAMPDIDTLMQQWPPDVEDQLNEAPLDFTMLDCELSRLVDIVCHLLDIPSHDGYRLESLHTLFTLYCEIRNATSQKI, from the exons ATGACGACAATGGACGTCAAGGAAAGTAGcgaagaggatgaagaagaaacaCAAGATATTTCACCGTTCAGTAAATTCGACGAAAGCATCGAAGTTCGTAATgcagaagaaattaaaagccCTGTTAATCATCCAAGGCCACCGAGTTCAAGAAAAGGTCGAAGAAATTTTACGAACGACGGACTTGACATTTTAGAGGTTACCTCACCGCGGGAAAGGCGCGAATTTCGAAG ATATCCTGATCAAGAGAGATTCGGTAAATCATTAATGATCGGTAGCGATCCATCAGACAGCGAAGAGACAGATGACGATGATATCCAAGAATCAAGTATATCCAAACAAATGGAAATATATAATCCAAAAGAATTCGAAGATCTCAATGTATCAACCGAGTTAAAGGAACTctttcagaatatttccag GTATACACCACAAAAGATAGAATTGAATTACAAGTTGTTACCATTTATTCCTGACTATATACCAGCAGTCGGTGATATAGACGCCTTCATAAAAATACCTAGACCAGACGGAGTGGAGGATAAAATAGGTCTTGCTGTATTGGATGAACCTTGTACAGAACAATCCGACCCAGCTGTATTACATTTACAATTAAGAACTCATTGCAGAAGTGCTGGTGCACCTAGGCAAGCAGTGATAAAAAGAGTCGAGGAtgcagaaaaaaatgttaaggCTATAGAGAAATGGATCGAAGATATGAATCAACTTCACAGAAGTAAACATCCGCCTGCTGTACAGTTGACTAAAGCAATGCCTGATATCGACACGTTGATGCAACAATGGCCGCCGGATGTTGAAGATCAACTGAACGAGGCCCCACTTGATTTCACCATGCTCGATTGCGAATTATCACGTCTTGTTGATATTGTCTGCCATCTACTCGACATTCCTTCACATGATGGCTACAGACTTGAAAGTCTTCATACTCTTTTTACACTTTATTGCGAAATACGAAACGCAACATcgcaaaaaatataa